From Variovorax sp. J2L1-78, the proteins below share one genomic window:
- a CDS encoding cytochrome c biogenesis protein ResB: protein MSVSTHGLRVRRGPQALRAGVELFSSMRFAIALLTIICIASIIGTVLKQHEPFGNYVNQFGPFWAELFRAARLDAIYSAWWFLLILLFLVISTSLCIARNTPHILKDLKTFKEDIRAQSLKAFGQRAAATLGEAPEAAAQRIGQLLAGGGWKVKLQHREGAGWMVAARAGGAHKLGYIAAHSAIVLICIGGLFDGDLVVRAQTWFNGKSVFTGGGMIADVPAEHRLSPSNPTFRGNILVPEGGRSSVAILNQSDGVLLQELPFAIELKKFIVDYYSTGMPKLFASEVVLHDRETGAEVPARIEVNHPASYKGVEIYQSSFDDGGSTVKLKAVPMAAAAKPFELEGTIGGSSDITNGSDKLTLEYVALRVINVENFGDEANGPMTSGADVRKVDLQHSLESRLGAANKTNKPKVLRNIGPSIGYKLRDAAGQAREYQNYMVPVDTGDGQPVFLLGMRERPEDPFRYLRVPADENGSMDGFTRMRDALADDALRARAVERYVARASDPQRPELAEQLRASTTRALALFAGIERVKVDATSKGGWQAIAEFMELNVPEAERARAGAVLVRILNEVLFEVLNLSRERAGLAALPGDDKSQAFLTQAVLAMSDAHFYPAPFAMMMTDFKQVQASVFQVARAPGKSVVYLGCLLLIVGIFAMLYVRERRLWIWLVPEGTGGSGATMAFSVNRRTMDSDREFDNLKNKLLDLHKEPAP from the coding sequence ATGTCAGTCTCCACCCACGGTCTCCGCGTCCGCCGCGGCCCCCAGGCACTTCGCGCCGGGGTGGAGCTGTTCTCGTCGATGCGCTTCGCGATCGCGCTGCTGACGATCATCTGCATCGCCTCGATCATCGGCACGGTGCTCAAGCAGCACGAGCCCTTCGGCAACTACGTCAACCAGTTCGGACCCTTCTGGGCCGAGCTGTTCCGTGCCGCACGGCTCGATGCGATCTACAGCGCCTGGTGGTTCCTGCTGATCCTGCTGTTCCTGGTGATCAGTACCTCGCTGTGCATCGCGCGCAACACGCCGCACATCCTGAAGGACCTCAAGACCTTCAAGGAAGACATCCGCGCCCAGAGCCTCAAGGCCTTCGGCCAGCGCGCCGCGGCCACGCTCGGCGAGGCGCCCGAGGCGGCGGCGCAACGCATCGGCCAGCTCCTGGCCGGCGGCGGCTGGAAGGTCAAGCTGCAGCATCGCGAAGGCGCCGGCTGGATGGTGGCGGCGCGTGCCGGCGGTGCCCACAAGCTGGGCTACATCGCCGCGCACAGCGCCATCGTGCTGATCTGCATCGGCGGCCTGTTCGACGGCGACCTGGTGGTGCGCGCGCAGACCTGGTTCAACGGCAAGAGCGTGTTCACCGGTGGCGGCATGATCGCCGACGTGCCGGCCGAGCACCGGCTGTCGCCCTCCAACCCGACCTTCCGCGGCAACATCCTGGTGCCCGAAGGCGGCCGCTCGAGCGTGGCCATCCTGAACCAGTCCGACGGCGTGTTGCTGCAGGAGCTACCTTTCGCCATCGAACTGAAGAAGTTCATCGTCGACTACTACTCGACCGGCATGCCCAAGCTCTTCGCGAGCGAGGTGGTGCTGCACGACCGCGAGACCGGCGCCGAGGTGCCCGCGCGCATCGAGGTCAACCACCCGGCCAGCTACAAGGGCGTGGAGATCTACCAGTCGAGCTTCGACGACGGCGGTTCGACCGTGAAGCTCAAGGCGGTGCCGATGGCCGCGGCGGCCAAGCCCTTCGAACTCGAAGGCACGATCGGCGGCAGTTCCGACATCACCAACGGCAGCGACAAGCTCACGCTCGAATACGTCGCGCTGCGCGTCATCAACGTCGAGAACTTCGGCGACGAGGCGAACGGTCCGATGACCAGTGGCGCCGATGTCCGCAAGGTCGACCTGCAGCACAGCCTCGAGTCCCGCCTGGGTGCCGCCAACAAGACCAACAAGCCGAAGGTGCTGCGCAACATCGGCCCGAGCATCGGCTACAAGCTGCGCGACGCGGCCGGCCAGGCGCGCGAATACCAGAACTACATGGTGCCGGTCGACACCGGCGACGGCCAGCCGGTGTTCCTGCTGGGCATGCGCGAGCGGCCCGAAGACCCGTTCCGCTACCTGCGCGTGCCGGCGGACGAGAACGGTTCGATGGACGGCTTCACGCGCATGCGCGATGCGCTGGCGGACGACGCGCTGCGCGCCCGTGCGGTGGAGCGCTACGTTGCGCGCGCCAGCGATCCGCAGCGGCCCGAACTGGCCGAGCAGCTGCGCGCCTCCACCACGCGTGCGCTGGCGCTCTTCGCCGGCATCGAACGCGTCAAGGTCGATGCGACCAGCAAGGGCGGTTGGCAGGCCATCGCCGAATTCATGGAGCTGAACGTGCCGGAGGCCGAGCGCGCGCGCGCCGGCGCGGTGCTGGTGCGCATCCTCAACGAGGTGCTGTTCGAAGTGCTCAACCTGAGCCGCGAGCGCGCCGGCCTGGCAGCGCTGCCGGGTGACGACAAGTCGCAGGCCTTCCTCACCCAGGCGGTGCTGGCCATGAGCGACGCGCATTTCTACCCGGCACCGTTCGCGATGATGATGACCGACTTCAAGCAGGTGCAGGCCAGCGTGTTCCAGGTGGCGCGCGCCCCTGGGAAGAGCGTTGTCTATCTCGGGTGCCTGTTGCTGATCGTCGGCATTTTCGCCATGCTGTACGTGCGCGAACGCAGGCTGTGGATCTGGCTGGTGCCCGAGGGCACCGGCGGCAGCGGCGCCACGATGGCCTTCTCGGTGAACCGCCGCACGATGGACAGCGACCGCGAATTCGACAATCTCAAGAACAAGCTGCTCGATCTCCACAAGGAACCGGCGCCATGA